The genomic region GACAGAGAAATTTCCCCCCATGGCTGGCCAGATCCGGACCGCCTGCAAAAAACCGCCGGCATAGTCGGCCAATGCGGCTGGCGGAAAGCGGATCGCCACGTCAAAACTGAGCGAGCCCGCGGTACCGAAGGAGGTGTTGTTCTCCCCGCTGTCGTAATGCAGCCAGCCTTCCAGCGCCACATTCGGTTCCTCCCAGGCCAGGTCCACGGAGTTTCCATTGGCGGATTCCGCCGCCACCACATTCTGCGGAGGATAGGCAATCTCGCTCAGGACAATGTCGCCCAGGTCATAGTTTACCGCGCCGACAGAAAACTCTCCCGTGGCATTCTGATATCCGGATGCGCCAATGTTGTAATTGTATGTCTGGCTGGCATATACCCCGGGTATGCTGAAAGACCCCGTCGCGTCGCTGGTGGCTGAATACTCCGCGTAGCCTGCGATGCTGACCTGCGCGTTGGCCAAACCCTCTGTGGGCGCGTCACTGCCCACAGCCCGGCCGCTCACAGTGATCTGGGGAAGCGGAGCCAGAACGAAATCCTGGGTGGTGGTTTGCCCTTCCGCGATCGTAACCGTATGGCTTACAGCCGGGTAGCCTGTTTTGGAGGCAGTGGCCTGATAGGTCCCCGCAGGCACGTAGGGAAAGTCGTAATTCCCGTCCGCGCCGGTGGTGAAACTGAAATTGGTGTTCTGGATCGTGACCGTCGCGCCGGAGAGAGGCGATCCCCCGGAACTGACATTCCCCAACAGCGCTCCGCGGCCGGATACGTCAACAAAGAACGTGGTTTTGGGAAACTGGCCCGTGACCCCGGTCGTGGGGGGATTATCCGGATTGATGGGTGTATTGTGGTTATAGGTGTTGAGGGAGCGGTTAGAGCCCACGGTTTGGGCTTGGAACAGGTCCAGGGAAAAGTAGTAATCGTCATCCCAGGGCCGGAAGGCCATCAGCACGAGATTTCCGCCGCCGTAAGTATAAGGCGTATTGAGGTTTATCGTGATCTCGTTGATTCCGGCAGGATAATCGACATTGCCGGAAAACACCTGCGTGAGCTGGCTGGCAGGGATCCAGCCGTTGGCCAAGTCCGTCAGATAGGTCTCGCCCAGCCAGATCTGGGTGGGTTTGTTGGGAATGTTGGTGTAGAAATTATTGTAGAAGCGGATGGCCGTGATCTCTCCACTGACGTTCATTTCGCTGGCCAGATAGATGGTCTCGAACAGGCTGGTGCGGTAATACATGTTGACCGGGATCTGGGCTTGCTGGTCTCCGCTGCCAATGGTAACGGAGATTATCTCGCGTGTGGATCCGCCCCCGTCAGAAAACGGCTCATCCGGAGCTGCGGTGGCAAAAATCGCTCCCAGCGCCAGTATCAGCGCCAGTGCAACAACCAAGCTTTTCATGGTCATACTCCTTGTTTCTATCTGTTCTCCGCAATCCCCGCATACTGACATCTGGAAAACAATGCCCATTGACAAATGAAGATGACTGTGTTTTTCTGTAAAGCTTTTTTTATCCAAATCAATACTACCTTAGGTTCCTGAGACACGCGCAAGAGTTGAAAGCAAGATCGATTGTCAACTGGCCAGAACCGGAAAATTCGGAAAAGGGCCGCGCAAGCCGAAAAAACTTGCCAGGAATTGCGTCTTGCAGTTCAAGGTATCTTGCATCACAAAGTGACATAAGAAGCTTTTTTACAAAGGAGTTGAAAGCAAGCATGGACCTTCAGTCAAACTTGGTAAGGATCGCCAGTCTGGACAGCGTGGCCAACAATCCCGCCCGGCTGATGATCCTCTTTCTGCTGGAGCGACACCCAAGCCTTGATTATACTGGCTT from Candidatus Syntrophosphaera sp. harbors:
- a CDS encoding carboxypeptidase regulatory-like domain-containing protein, whose protein sequence is MKSLVVALALILALGAIFATAAPDEPFSDGGGSTREIISVTIGSGDQQAQIPVNMYYRTSLFETIYLASEMNVSGEITAIRFYNNFYTNIPNKPTQIWLGETYLTDLANGWIPASQLTQVFSGNVDYPAGINEITINLNTPYTYGGGNLVLMAFRPWDDDYYFSLDLFQAQTVGSNRSLNTYNHNTPINPDNPPTTGVTGQFPKTTFFVDVSGRGALLGNVSSGGSPLSGATVTIQNTNFSFTTGADGNYDFPYVPAGTYQATASKTGYPAVSHTVTIAEGQTTTQDFVLAPLPQITVSGRAVGSDAPTEGLANAQVSIAGYAEYSATSDATGSFSIPGVYASQTYNYNIGASGYQNATGEFSVGAVNYDLGDIVLSEIAYPPQNVVAAESANGNSVDLAWEEPNVALEGWLHYDSGENNTSFGTAGSLSFDVAIRFPPAALADYAGGFLQAVRIWPAMGGNFSVRVWTGGDAFAPGMMVVDQPIIPVLNSYNTVLLDFPIPVTGTEELWFGFLCDVTGVNPAYAGMDYGPAVDGFGNMIHWQGSWTTLLSVNAYCDFNWNIQGYVGLNPPAALTSFTPLALTDPEPERITAYQVWRFLQGQANNEALWVNLTPGTITETTFTDTGWYAVPDGTYYWAVKSVYINGVLSDPAFSNPLTKVTPVGTIAGIVRSLQNAPIMDATVSCGDVSATTNASGAYSMLVESGAHSVTASHPNYQSVTQDNVLVVVGQTTTLNFQLPPGTANEDPIAPVAVTALHGNYPNPFNPETTVTYSLKEASRATLQVFNLKGQLVATLVDAWQEVGNHSILWQGLDHSGEPVSSGIYQLRMSAGGYRSTKKMILLK